A region of Salvia splendens isolate huo1 chromosome 17, SspV2, whole genome shotgun sequence DNA encodes the following proteins:
- the LOC121774804 gene encoding phosphoinositide phospholipase C 2-like isoform X1: MSKQTYRVCFCFRRRFRLTAAEAPPDVKALFDAYSQNGVMSADDLRRFLVEVQAEPNATAEEAQGIIDSLKHLHIFHRRGLNLEAFFKYLFSDANQPLDPKIGVHHDMTAPLSHYFIYTSHNTYLTGNQICSDSSDIPIVRALLLGVRGIELDLWPNSTKDNVDVLHGRTLTTPVSLIRCLRSIKNHAFSASEYPVIITLEDHLTANLQALVAEMIVQTFGDMLFTHPGSSLLGEFPSPESLKRRIIISTKPPKEYLEGNEDKAKKSCTDSSSEDGAHPREVPDLIPRNDHDKDDDADDDANRDVTETDEDDEKDPKVGSQAAPQYRDLIAIPAGRGKGGMQAWLRVDPTKVRRISLSEQKLEDAISEYGQDIVRSTQKNILRIYPRAIRLDSSNYKPLCALMHGAQMVALNMQGYGKSLWLMHGMFRANGGCGYVKKPDFLLDADEVFDPEAELPVKTTLRVTVYMGEGWYYDFSHTHFDTYSPPDFRAKIAIVGVPADKKKKKTKTIDDNWIPSWDEVFEFPLTVPELALLRLQVSEEDVSGKTMFAGQTCLPVSELREGIRAVPLYTRKGEKYKCVKLLLRFEFV, encoded by the exons ATGTCCAAGCAGACCTACAGAGTGTGCTTCTGCTTCCGGCGCCGGTTCCGCCTGACTGCCGCGGAGGCGCCGCCGGATGTGAAGGCGCTGTTCGACGCGTACTCGCAGAACGGCGTGATGAGCGCGGACGATCTGCGGCGGTTCCTGGTGGAGGTTCAGGCGGAGCCGAACGCCACGGCGGAGGAGGCGCAGGGCATCATCGATTCCCTAAAGCATCTCCACATATTCCACCGGAGGGGGCTCAATTTGGAGGCGTTCTTCAAGTATCTGTTCAGTGATGCAAATCAGCCTCTCGACCCCAAAATTGGG GTTCACCATGACATGACTGCTCCACTCTCTCATTACTTCATATATACTAGCCACAATACCTATTTAACTGGGAATCAAATCTGTAGCGACAGCAGCGATATTCCTATTGTACGTGCGCTGCTGCTCGGTGTTAGAGGGATTGAGCTGGATTTATGGCCGAATTCTACAAAAGATAATGTGGATGTTCTTCATGGGAG GACACTGACTACTCCTGTATCACTGATCAGATGTTTGAGGTCAATTAAGAATCATGCTTTTTCTGCGTCGGAGTATCCTGTCATAATAACACTTGAAGATCATTTAACTGCTAATCTTCAAGCTCTAGTAGCTGAG ATGATCGTTCAAACATTTGGAGATATGTTGTTTACCCACCCTGGTTCAAGCCTTTTAGGAGAATTTCCCTCCCCGGAATCACTCAAGAGGCGGATTATCATATCAACTAAACCGCCTAAGGAATACTTAGAAGGAAATGAGGATAAAGCGAAGAAAAGCTGCACAGACAGTTCGTCCGAGGATGGAGCTCATCCTAGAGAAGTTCCCGATCTTATACCAAGAAATGATCACGATAAG gatgatgatgctgatgatgATGCAAACAGAGATGTCACGGAAACAGATGAAGATGATGAGAAGGATCCAAAGGTAGGGAGCCAAGCAGCGCCCCAATACAGGGATTTGATCGCTATCCCTGCTGGAAGGGGAAAGGGAGGCATGCAGGCGTGGCTGAGGGTTGATCCTACGAAAGTGAGACGTATTAGCTTGAGTGAGCAAAAACTTGAAGATGCGATCTCAGAATATGGACAAGACATTGTTAG GTCCACACAAAAGAACATATTGAGAATATACCCCAGAGCTATTCGGTTGGACTCCTCCAATTATAAACCGTTATGTGCATTGATGCATGGAGCTCAAATGGTTGCGTTAAATATGCAG GGTTATGGAAAATCACTATGGTTGATGCACGGGATGTTCAGGGCGAATGGCGGGTGTGGCTATGTTAAAAAGCCAGATTTTCTGTTGGATGCTGATGAGGTCTTCGATCCGGAAGCTGAATTGCCTGTCAAAACTACTCTGAGA GTGACAGTATATATGGGTGAAGGATGGTACTATGATTTCTCTCATACACACTTTGATACCTACTCTCCCCCGGATTTTCGTGCAAAG ATTGCAATTGTGGGAGTGCCGGCtgacaagaagaagaagaaaacaaagACAATAGACGACAACTGGATCCCGTCATGGGATGAGGTGTTCGAGTTCCCATTGACAGTTCCTGAACTAGCTCTCCTCCGACTCCAGGTTTCTGAGGAAGATGTATCTGGTAAAACTATGTTTGCCGGCCAGACGTGCCTCCCCGTGTCGGAGCTCAGGGAAGGTATTCGAGCCGTCCCACTCTACACACGCAAGGGAGAAAAATACAAGTGTGTCAAGCTTCTTCTCagatttgaatttgtttga
- the LOC121774804 gene encoding phosphoinositide phospholipase C 2-like isoform X3 gives MPLSLSDSSDIPIVRALLLGVRGIELDLWPNSTKDNVDVLHGRTLTTPVSLIRCLRSIKNHAFSASEYPVIITLEDHLTANLQALVAEMIVQTFGDMLFTHPGSSLLGEFPSPESLKRRIIISTKPPKEYLEGNEDKAKKSCTDSSSEDGAHPREVPDLIPRNDHDKDDDADDDANRDVTETDEDDEKDPKVGSQAAPQYRDLIAIPAGRGKGGMQAWLRVDPTKVRRISLSEQKLEDAISEYGQDIVRSTQKNILRIYPRAIRLDSSNYKPLCALMHGAQMVALNMQGYGKSLWLMHGMFRANGGCGYVKKPDFLLDADEVFDPEAELPVKTTLRVTVYMGEGWYYDFSHTHFDTYSPPDFRAKIAIVGVPADKKKKKTKTIDDNWIPSWDEVFEFPLTVPELALLRLQVSEEDVSGKTMFAGQTCLPVSELREGIRAVPLYTRKGEKYKCVKLLLRFEFV, from the exons ATGCCACTGTCTCTCAG CGACAGCAGCGATATTCCTATTGTACGTGCGCTGCTGCTCGGTGTTAGAGGGATTGAGCTGGATTTATGGCCGAATTCTACAAAAGATAATGTGGATGTTCTTCATGGGAG GACACTGACTACTCCTGTATCACTGATCAGATGTTTGAGGTCAATTAAGAATCATGCTTTTTCTGCGTCGGAGTATCCTGTCATAATAACACTTGAAGATCATTTAACTGCTAATCTTCAAGCTCTAGTAGCTGAG ATGATCGTTCAAACATTTGGAGATATGTTGTTTACCCACCCTGGTTCAAGCCTTTTAGGAGAATTTCCCTCCCCGGAATCACTCAAGAGGCGGATTATCATATCAACTAAACCGCCTAAGGAATACTTAGAAGGAAATGAGGATAAAGCGAAGAAAAGCTGCACAGACAGTTCGTCCGAGGATGGAGCTCATCCTAGAGAAGTTCCCGATCTTATACCAAGAAATGATCACGATAAG gatgatgatgctgatgatgATGCAAACAGAGATGTCACGGAAACAGATGAAGATGATGAGAAGGATCCAAAGGTAGGGAGCCAAGCAGCGCCCCAATACAGGGATTTGATCGCTATCCCTGCTGGAAGGGGAAAGGGAGGCATGCAGGCGTGGCTGAGGGTTGATCCTACGAAAGTGAGACGTATTAGCTTGAGTGAGCAAAAACTTGAAGATGCGATCTCAGAATATGGACAAGACATTGTTAG GTCCACACAAAAGAACATATTGAGAATATACCCCAGAGCTATTCGGTTGGACTCCTCCAATTATAAACCGTTATGTGCATTGATGCATGGAGCTCAAATGGTTGCGTTAAATATGCAG GGTTATGGAAAATCACTATGGTTGATGCACGGGATGTTCAGGGCGAATGGCGGGTGTGGCTATGTTAAAAAGCCAGATTTTCTGTTGGATGCTGATGAGGTCTTCGATCCGGAAGCTGAATTGCCTGTCAAAACTACTCTGAGA GTGACAGTATATATGGGTGAAGGATGGTACTATGATTTCTCTCATACACACTTTGATACCTACTCTCCCCCGGATTTTCGTGCAAAG ATTGCAATTGTGGGAGTGCCGGCtgacaagaagaagaagaaaacaaagACAATAGACGACAACTGGATCCCGTCATGGGATGAGGTGTTCGAGTTCCCATTGACAGTTCCTGAACTAGCTCTCCTCCGACTCCAGGTTTCTGAGGAAGATGTATCTGGTAAAACTATGTTTGCCGGCCAGACGTGCCTCCCCGTGTCGGAGCTCAGGGAAGGTATTCGAGCCGTCCCACTCTACACACGCAAGGGAGAAAAATACAAGTGTGTCAAGCTTCTTCTCagatttgaatttgtttga
- the LOC121774804 gene encoding phosphoinositide phospholipase C 2-like isoform X2, with protein sequence MQISLSTPKLGDATVSQVHHDMTAPLSHYFIYTSHNTYLTGNQICSDSSDIPIVRALLLGVRGIELDLWPNSTKDNVDVLHGRTLTTPVSLIRCLRSIKNHAFSASEYPVIITLEDHLTANLQALVAEMIVQTFGDMLFTHPGSSLLGEFPSPESLKRRIIISTKPPKEYLEGNEDKAKKSCTDSSSEDGAHPREVPDLIPRNDHDKDDDADDDANRDVTETDEDDEKDPKVGSQAAPQYRDLIAIPAGRGKGGMQAWLRVDPTKVRRISLSEQKLEDAISEYGQDIVRSTQKNILRIYPRAIRLDSSNYKPLCALMHGAQMVALNMQGYGKSLWLMHGMFRANGGCGYVKKPDFLLDADEVFDPEAELPVKTTLRVTVYMGEGWYYDFSHTHFDTYSPPDFRAKIAIVGVPADKKKKKTKTIDDNWIPSWDEVFEFPLTVPELALLRLQVSEEDVSGKTMFAGQTCLPVSELREGIRAVPLYTRKGEKYKCVKLLLRFEFV encoded by the exons ATGCAAATCAGCCTCTCGACCCCAAAATTGGG CGATGCCACTGTCTCTCAGGTTCACCATGACATGACTGCTCCACTCTCTCATTACTTCATATATACTAGCCACAATACCTATTTAACTGGGAATCAAATCTGTAGCGACAGCAGCGATATTCCTATTGTACGTGCGCTGCTGCTCGGTGTTAGAGGGATTGAGCTGGATTTATGGCCGAATTCTACAAAAGATAATGTGGATGTTCTTCATGGGAG GACACTGACTACTCCTGTATCACTGATCAGATGTTTGAGGTCAATTAAGAATCATGCTTTTTCTGCGTCGGAGTATCCTGTCATAATAACACTTGAAGATCATTTAACTGCTAATCTTCAAGCTCTAGTAGCTGAG ATGATCGTTCAAACATTTGGAGATATGTTGTTTACCCACCCTGGTTCAAGCCTTTTAGGAGAATTTCCCTCCCCGGAATCACTCAAGAGGCGGATTATCATATCAACTAAACCGCCTAAGGAATACTTAGAAGGAAATGAGGATAAAGCGAAGAAAAGCTGCACAGACAGTTCGTCCGAGGATGGAGCTCATCCTAGAGAAGTTCCCGATCTTATACCAAGAAATGATCACGATAAG gatgatgatgctgatgatgATGCAAACAGAGATGTCACGGAAACAGATGAAGATGATGAGAAGGATCCAAAGGTAGGGAGCCAAGCAGCGCCCCAATACAGGGATTTGATCGCTATCCCTGCTGGAAGGGGAAAGGGAGGCATGCAGGCGTGGCTGAGGGTTGATCCTACGAAAGTGAGACGTATTAGCTTGAGTGAGCAAAAACTTGAAGATGCGATCTCAGAATATGGACAAGACATTGTTAG GTCCACACAAAAGAACATATTGAGAATATACCCCAGAGCTATTCGGTTGGACTCCTCCAATTATAAACCGTTATGTGCATTGATGCATGGAGCTCAAATGGTTGCGTTAAATATGCAG GGTTATGGAAAATCACTATGGTTGATGCACGGGATGTTCAGGGCGAATGGCGGGTGTGGCTATGTTAAAAAGCCAGATTTTCTGTTGGATGCTGATGAGGTCTTCGATCCGGAAGCTGAATTGCCTGTCAAAACTACTCTGAGA GTGACAGTATATATGGGTGAAGGATGGTACTATGATTTCTCTCATACACACTTTGATACCTACTCTCCCCCGGATTTTCGTGCAAAG ATTGCAATTGTGGGAGTGCCGGCtgacaagaagaagaagaaaacaaagACAATAGACGACAACTGGATCCCGTCATGGGATGAGGTGTTCGAGTTCCCATTGACAGTTCCTGAACTAGCTCTCCTCCGACTCCAGGTTTCTGAGGAAGATGTATCTGGTAAAACTATGTTTGCCGGCCAGACGTGCCTCCCCGTGTCGGAGCTCAGGGAAGGTATTCGAGCCGTCCCACTCTACACACGCAAGGGAGAAAAATACAAGTGTGTCAAGCTTCTTCTCagatttgaatttgtttga